The sequence GCCAATATCCTTGCCCAGGGGATTGAGAAGGGAATCGGCAACGCCATCCTGATCAAGCCGAACCAGATCGGTTCCGTCTCCGAGACGATGCTGACGGTCAGACTGGCACAGCGCAACGGCTACAAGTGTGTTATGAGCCACCGTTCCGGTGAGAGCGAAGATGCGTTTATCGCCGACTTCGCGGTTGCGCTCAACTGCGGTGAGATCAAAACCGGTTCCACGGCACGCGGCGAGCGTACGGCGAAATACAACCGCCTGCTTGAGATCGAAAACGAACTCGTTTACGGCGAATACCTCGGCGCCGCCCTTTTCAGCTAAACCTGTGCCGCCCTTGTGCGGCACTCCCTTGCAATGCAACCTACTGACACACCGACCGGAGAAGACGAGATTGGGTATGCTTCGCCCGACATCGTTGAACGCTACCTCGGATTCAAAACCAAACATTTTCTGCTTGCACTGGCGGGTGTTGTCCTCGGCGCTTTTTACCTGAGCAACCTTCTGTTCGGCAACGCGTCACTTGAAGTCCTGCTCCAGCTGGAAAATTATGAAGGCCATTTGGCGAGTGAAATTGCAAGATTGAAGCAAGAAAATGCGACACTGCAGAAAGAGTATTTCGAACTCAAAGAGCTTGAACCATCGGAGTAAATGTGTGAAACGATTTCTGATCCTGCTGACCTTTGCCGCCGCGACGCTGCTGAGCGGCAGAGAAAACCCTTTTATGCCCTCATCCTCTCTGCCGGAACCTGAACCGGTCACGGCGGTGGAAGCACCGGTTGCGCCGGAACCTTCAGCATCGACGGCAGCGTCTCAGACCGTGAATTTTCAACAGGCGCGATTTCTTTTCACGGAAGGGAACGTCCGGATCGAAAGCCGTGACAGGCTCGCAAAACACTTTGTCATTCGGGAACCGACGCGGATTATTCTGGATTTCGAAGCGAAAACGGACTTTCCGACACGCAAACGTGCACTGGATGTTGCACCGTTCAGCGAGATCCGCATGGGAACGCACCCGGGCTATTATCGCGCCGTCATCGAGTTGACGCGCGCTGCGGATTATACGATCGAACCTTCCAAGTACGGCTACACCCTTATCCTGAAGTAGTCTGCCATCCGTACCCCGCCTTGCTGACGGAGTACTTCTTCCCTAGATGTTGTAGTACGTCGCTTCTTTGTGGTGAACGACGATCGCCGAAGTCGACTGTTCCGGATGGATCTGGAACGTTTCTGATAATTCAATCCCGAACTCCTCCGGCTTCAGCAGATCAAAGAGCGGGCGGTTGAGCTCAAGGTCGGGACAGGCGGGGTAGCCGAAGCTGTAGCGCGCACCCTGGTACCGGTTCATGCGGACATCGGCGAGGGTCGGTCCCTCATCGTCGGCGATATTGAGATCGAGCCGGATCTGTTTGTGCGCGATCTCGGCCAGAGCCTCTGCCAGCTCGACGCCCAGGCCATGGACCTGGTAATACTCGGTGTATTTCCCCGCATCATAGAGCTCTTTTTCATAGGTACTGAGGCGGCTGCCTGCGCTGACACACGTCAGCGCGACGACATCGTGGCGGTCATGGCGGAAAAAGTCGCTGAGTGCACGGTGGGGCTGTTTGCGCTGCCGCGGGAAGGTAAAGGCGCATTCGGCATCACCGATAATCTGCTCCAGCGGCTCGCGACTGGCATCTGCATCGCGGTGCCACCCCTCCGTCTCCGGGAAGACAAGCAGGGTGTTGTCATCGGAACGTGCCGGCCAGTAGCCGTAGAGTACCGTCGGTTCAAAGAGGCCTTCATCCAGGAAGAGCGCTTTGAGCTTCTCGTAGGCAGGCCAGACAAGTTCGTCGAGCTGTTTCTCGTAGGCCTCCTTATCCATTCCCTTCGAACTGTACCCCCAGCGCTGCTTGAAGAGGATCTTGTGGTTGATCCATTCAAAGGCCATGGCCTTCTGCGCTTCGGTCAGCTTCAGTTCACGGCGCCCCCAGAACGGCGGTGTCGGGATGCGGACCTCTCTTGAGGGCATCTTCAGTTCGGAAAACGGCGGGATGACAACAGCCTCTTTCTTGGTCTGATCGGCGATCTCCGGCGCTTCGGGGTGGAGGTTGGTGTCCAGGTTCCCCGCCTCGATGCGGCTCATCGCCGTGACGCCGTCAAAAGCGTCTTTACAGTAGAAGATCGGGCCGTCGTAGCTGGGACGGCAGAAGTCCTCGATAAAGCTGCGCGTAAGCGCCGCCCCGCCCAGCAGGATGGGGACGGTGATCCCCGCCGCTTTCAGCGCTTCGAGGTTCTCTTTCATTACCTGGGTCGATTTGACGAGCAGGCCGCTCATGCCGATGGCGCTGGCGTTGGACTCCTGCAGCGTCTTGACGAAGTTGTCCAGTTCGACCTTGATTCCGAGGTTGATCACCTTGTAGCCGTTGTTGGTGAGGATGATGTCGACGAGGTTTTTGCCGACGTCGTGAACATCCCCTTTGACGGTGCCCAGCACGAGGGTCGTGTCGACAGCTTTGTCGACTTTGGGGAGATAGGGGTTGAGGTGGTCGACGGCCGCTTTCATCGTCTCGGCGCTCTGAAGAACGAAAGGCAGCTGCATCTGCCCCGAACCGAAAAGCTCGCCGACGACCTTCATCGCATCGATCAGGATCTCGTTGACGATCTTTTCCGGGGCGATCTCGTTCCTTGCCGCCTCGACAAGGGGGATCATCCGCTCCTTGTCGCCGTCGAGCAGGAGTTTGGCGATCTTCTCCTCAGTATTGAGAGCATTGTAGGCTTCATCTTCCGCCGCACTGTCGACGGCTTCCTTGTGGCTAAAGTGCTCGATGAAATCAAAGAGCGCCTGCCCGTTAGGTTTACGGTCGAAGAGGAGGTTTTCGCAGGCAGCGAGGTCCTCCTCGTTTATCTTGGCCATCGGGATGATATGTTTGACGTTGATGATGACGGAGGTGAGCCCCGCTTCGATACAGTGGTGCAGGAAAACGGAGTTGAGGTAGGGGCGTGCGTCCTTGTCGAGGCCGAAGGAGATGTTTGAGAGGCCCAGGATCGCCCCGACTTCCGGGTGGCGGGTGCGGAGTTCGCGGATCGCCTCGATGGTCTGGACCGCCGCATCGCGGTACTCCTCGTCCCCGCTGCCCACGGTAAAGGTGAGGACGTCGAAGACGAGGTCCTCTGGGTTGAGACCGTGCTTCTCGGTGGCCAGGGTGTAGATACGCTCGGCCACCTCGAGTTTGCGCTCGACCGTTTTGGCCATCCCCACTTCGTCGATCGTCAGACAGACGAGGGCCGCCCCGTACTTCTTCGCCAGCGAACAGACGGCGTCGAATTTTTCAATCCCGTCTTCGAGGTTGACGGAGTTGATGATCGGTTTACCCCCGATCAGCTTGAGGGCCTCCTCGAGCGCCGGGGTCTGCGTCGAGTCGGGCATCAGCGGCAGCGGGATCTTCTGGGCGTAGAGCCCCATGACTTTGTTCATATCCTTCGTTTCGTCGCGGCCGGCGAAGCCGACGGAGACGTCGAGGACGTGCGCCCCGGCGCGTACCTGCTGCTGGCCGACGCTCAGGGTCCCTTCATAATCCTCATCCAGGAGGAGTTCCCGGAAGGCCTTGGAGCCCGTGGCGTTGGAGCGTTCGCCCACCAGCAGCGGGGCGGGTTCCTGCATCAGCGGAACAGAGTTGAAGAGCGAGGCAAGCGAGGTCGGCTGGGAACCGGAGGGTGCTTTGGGGGTGATGGCATGCACCCGGTCGACGAGTGCCTTGATGTGCTGGGGTGTTG is a genomic window of Sulfurimonas sp. HSL1-2 containing:
- the metH gene encoding methionine synthase is translated as MSVKNAILETIKRRPIIIDGAMGTQLQQRHDQIPEAAWEGNEGCNELLNVTAPEIMRDIFHAYLNAGADMITTNTFGAFSWVLDEYGIGHRAYELSRAGAQRVKEVCEQFSTPDHPRYVLGSIGPGTKLPSLGHIHYDEMLEGYTECAQGLIDGGCDVFLLETCQDPLQIKAALHACQAANASRGTDLPVMVSGTIELAGTMLIGTDAQTLAVIMEPFDILSLGFNCGTGPEQYTKHVKALSDVWGKPISIHANAGLPQNRGGYTYYPMGPDEFADRQESFLAFDGVSFLGGCCGTTPQHIKALVDRVHAITPKAPSGSQPTSLASLFNSVPLMQEPAPLLVGERSNATGSKAFRELLLDEDYEGTLSVGQQQVRAGAHVLDVSVGFAGRDETKDMNKVMGLYAQKIPLPLMPDSTQTPALEEALKLIGGKPIINSVNLEDGIEKFDAVCSLAKKYGAALVCLTIDEVGMAKTVERKLEVAERIYTLATEKHGLNPEDLVFDVLTFTVGSGDEEYRDAAVQTIEAIRELRTRHPEVGAILGLSNISFGLDKDARPYLNSVFLHHCIEAGLTSVIINVKHIIPMAKINEEDLAACENLLFDRKPNGQALFDFIEHFSHKEAVDSAAEDEAYNALNTEEKIAKLLLDGDKERMIPLVEAARNEIAPEKIVNEILIDAMKVVGELFGSGQMQLPFVLQSAETMKAAVDHLNPYLPKVDKAVDTTLVLGTVKGDVHDVGKNLVDIILTNNGYKVINLGIKVELDNFVKTLQESNASAIGMSGLLVKSTQVMKENLEALKAAGITVPILLGGAALTRSFIEDFCRPSYDGPIFYCKDAFDGVTAMSRIEAGNLDTNLHPEAPEIADQTKKEAVVIPPFSELKMPSREVRIPTPPFWGRRELKLTEAQKAMAFEWINHKILFKQRWGYSSKGMDKEAYEKQLDELVWPAYEKLKALFLDEGLFEPTVLYGYWPARSDDNTLLVFPETEGWHRDADASREPLEQIIGDAECAFTFPRQRKQPHRALSDFFRHDRHDVVALTCVSAGSRLSTYEKELYDAGKYTEYYQVHGLGVELAEALAEIAHKQIRLDLNIADDEGPTLADVRMNRYQGARYSFGYPACPDLELNRPLFDLLKPEEFGIELSETFQIHPEQSTSAIVVHHKEATYYNI
- a CDS encoding AMIN domain-containing protein; amino-acid sequence: MKRFLILLTFAAATLLSGRENPFMPSSSLPEPEPVTAVEAPVAPEPSASTAASQTVNFQQARFLFTEGNVRIESRDRLAKHFVIREPTRIILDFEAKTDFPTRKRALDVAPFSEIRMGTHPGYYRAVIELTRAADYTIEPSKYGYTLILK